The following nucleotide sequence is from Pangasianodon hypophthalmus isolate fPanHyp1 chromosome 8, fPanHyp1.pri, whole genome shotgun sequence.
GACAAAGACTGGATTACTTACTTCTTTTTTAAGCAATAACCTATGATGATTTATAAGCTGTTACCCAATTGAACTGCAGCAGAAATTCTAGGAAAATAGTACTTTTCACTAATGCTAAAGTTCAATTTTAACAGTATTCTTTTAACAGTCTCTTAGTATTTTATATTCGAAACTAAGAACATTATCAGCTTTACCAGCGATGTTCCTATTTTTGCACCATCCAAACCATCAACATGCAATGAATGCTATACACGGGtgacaaagaacaaaaaacacaacacaaaggGTCTTAGTGAGGTGTTGGTCCACCACAAGCCACTGCACCTTTCTACAGATTCTTTTATGTTGGTTCAGCTGGGTTGtaatctggtgactgtgaaggccagagcatatgatttacattttcatactcttgaaaccattcagtgagcccctGTGCCCTGTGCATCAGGACGTGGAAGAAGGGCACTCCCACcaggatagaaatatttcatcttAGGCTGAAAAACTTTGTATTGGTTTGCAGTAGATAAGTGAATACTGCATAAAAGAGccaccagtttttcctttaatttgtcaccagtTTGGAGTTTCCTGGGATTTGTACTAGATCCCAACCCAGTCGACTGTAACGTCAATCTTCCCCGGACTTTGAGTATGACTCATCCCCTTCCTAATTAATAACTGTTGAATTTGTGTAAAAGTGTATGTCTGAAAGGAGATTTTGTCTCGTACACAGGAGCTGTACTTGGTAAAATGGAAGGGCTATCCAGAGTCAATGAACTCGTGGGAGCCACGGAAGAACCTTAAGTGCACCAATCTGCTTAACCAGTTCTGGGAGGATTTGATGTGTGAGATGGTGCGGTTAAAGAAGCGCAACATCCCCAAGAAACTGGACGCTTCCATTGTCTCCCAACTTGTGCAGCGAGCAAAGCTTAGGCAAACCCTCAAACTCTGGGAGAATCACCTGAACAGCCTGGGCTCAGACAAGGGTCGCATCTACGTGGAAAACCTGGTGGACATGGAGGGTCCTCCTAAGAACTTCACCTACATTAATGATTATAAGGTGGGTGACGGTATCTCTCTTAATGAGGTGGCTGTTGGCTGCGAGTGTACAGACTGCCTGAACAGTCCTCTAGAGGGCTGCTGTGCCGGAGCCTCGCAGCACAAGTTTGCCTACAATGACTCAGGACAAGTGCGCATTCGGCCTGGACTACCCATCTACGAATGCAATAAGCGTTGTCTCTGCGGGCCCGACTGCCCCAACAGGGTGGTGCAGAGGGGCATTCAGTATTCACTGTGCATCTTTAGGACAGACAACGGCAGGGGCTGGGGGGTACGGACCATGGAGCGCATCCGGAAGAACACCTTCGTCATGGAGTACGTAGGAGAGGTAATGGGCTGCatgttgtgtgtctgttttctttcattaattCAATTTGGCTGTGCTTAAATATGAACTGTGCTTATTTTGTCATACCAAACCTCGACTTTGAATGAGATGGGAATGTTTCTAGTCCTGTTGTTTAACACTGACCCTAAGTTCACACTGGCAAGCAATAAAGCCATAGGAGTCTGTTCATTTTCAGTAGACACTATGAGAGCTATGACTTCAGCAACAGCAATAAGTGACATAGTGACCGTGCAACATTGTAATTGAGACTGTCTCAGTTCTTTGCAAATTAGGAATGATGCAGTAAAGCCACAAATGCACATAAATGGCTTGTATGATTCCTCACACCACTGCTATGGCGAGTGGTCCAGTGTTTCATCAGTTTCCTGTTCACAACACAACTACAGTTCCTACCCGCATTTAGTCACCGATTAACTGcaaaagtggaagaaaaaccACAGTCtcataattttcatattttaccGTAGATACTTTTTGCAGACTACCATCTCATATAAGATATAACAAGCAATCTACAAGCAACAGGACTGACTTCCTAGGATAGTCGCTTGCTAATGTGAATGCCTTACTATTAACTTCTCTCAGGTTGTTACAGTAAATGAATCGCTCAAAGAGCTGTCTATGTAATTTCATAACTCAGATCATCACTACAGAAGAAGCAGAAAGGCGAGGTCATGTCTATGATAAAGAAGGAGCCACCTACCTGTTTGACCTGGATTATGTGGATGATGAATATACAGTGGATGCAGCTCACTATGGCAACATTTCTCACTTCGTCAATcacagtgtatgtgtgggtttttttttttttcttctacagtGTGGAACAGCTGAGGTATTTGTTCCTCTTTCACAACTTGATGAtatcaatgtaaaaaaaaaacatgtaggttATTTTTCCAGTTTAGCTATTGCTGTATCTGCAGAGATTTTGGATCTGCGACAAGAGGATTATAGATCAGATGGCaagaagaaaaatggaaatattgGGTTTGAGTCAGTGATCTTGCTGATTACTACTTTAACCGTAAttaacatcatttttttaatgagagtgaggagagagagtcTGGAAGCACCACTGTTCTTGGGTTTTAGAGTGAAATGCCTACACGAATTTACGTTTTTAGTCAGTGTTCGGGTCTCACACTTATCCAGTTTTGAGTATAATCTAAGTGGTGAAGAATTTTATATGGTAAGCAACGATGTATGCTGCTATACAATTAAtggtgtgggtttttttttttttttttaaatcacttagTTTTCACTAATCCACAGTAAcagcttctttttctctctgcagtgtgATCCGAATCTTCAGGTATATAATGTCTTTATAGAAAACTTGGACGAGAGACTGCCACGGATAGCTTTCTTTGCCACTCGTGCCATTAAACCAGGGGAGGAGCTCACCTTTGACTACAAAATGCAGAGTAAGTGTTCCCTTtaagtttttttatgtttagttTTCAAGCTTGGATTTCGCTTCATGTCTGAAGCTACAGAatgtaagattttggaattttgccCTCTCAGGTAGAAAAATGCTATTGAGATTCTTTAGGAAGAATATTTCCTAAGATGGGTTGTGCTTCCCACCAAATTAGCGAACACACATATGTCTTACctgttcagaaagaaaaaagcaagacTTTCTGAATCCAGTTCCCTTCTTGGATTCCCCTGACTCTCTCATGGGTTTTGTTTACaagcacatcaatattccgatattcATGTAAATGCCGCAATCCgattgcctgattcagattaagacaatattctgattccccaaattctgattcccacccctggaatatgcctgttttaatcagaaatttgttgcatgcaAACACTtcattcagaaaatccactgaaaggagatatatgcacatgctcagtctgcaaggaattgtgggtgctagcctacagctaagcatctgttaggtatttaggaatggcaactcagccATACTTACTACAACCATACaggaatatatacagtatacaggaatattctgatgcctgtacgcatataaacatcatattcggaatatggctgcaacccgaatatagaccttaaacgtAGCCACCCTGACTcatgtttggttttgtttacaCTCTTACTCCCACTGTTACTCAGGAGTTTTTAATCTTATCTGCAAAAGGCTGTTATGGCTACAGGCTTTCTTGCCAACCAAACAGGAGCCATgcctgattccacttgtttaatcagttcatcttagTCTCCAACTATTAAGAGTGCCTATTAAGAGGTCTGTTAAAGATGGTTTCCAAATGCAAGGAGGCCACAGAAAACTTCCTTTTGTTTACCAGTTAAGCTGTACGGATTTACACCCAattaaaaaaaccaacaaaaaaaaaaactatacagtatgttggtatataatgtttaattatttgtgtacatgtgtgggagagagggagagattgttttgtcagtaacatttttaaacccttctttttctttttccagttgATCCAGTAGATGCAGAAAGCACAAAGATGGACTCTAATTTCAGTTTGACGGGACTCCCAGGTTCTCCCAAGAAACGCATGCGTATAGAATGTAAATGTGGTGTGCCATCATGTCGAAAGTATCTATTTTAAACAGTCCAGGGACTGGAGGAGTGTGTCATGCCAAACTGTCACTAAACATAATAGTGGCTGTAATAGCAGAATCTCGTTACATTGCAACAAAATTGTACAAATCATTGTTCATGTTTACTATCaaagtgtgatatttttaattaatgaatttaataCGTCTGGTTTGTTCAGagatgtgtgttttcagtcctcTGTTTCACACCTCTGATGCTACTCCTCAGCAAATAATTCCCAACACCTTCATGGTCTGAAGAGGATAAACACACATCTGTAGGACTGGAGTGTGACACCCCTGGTTTATACTTTAATGGTCTTccaaaaatcatttatttgatatatttcacattttatcaGTTTTCTTCCCCGACATTTGGCATGATGCCATGAGGTcccatttcactacattacatatgtgaaaatgtacagttctgtgtaaatgcatttttttcatcaaaagTCAAAGATATCTATCATCGTGAGTTTGGCAGGAGATTgtgtttatccttttttttttttaactgaaatttttatagtttagttatttttatgagaaggcattttatttttttttaataaaacagtgaTGTGTCAGGCAAGTGCATTAGTATGAAAATATAAGTACAATTTTATATGAATGCTGGTTAAACCCACTGAGGATTATGTTAAATCTTTTCTAGTTTGGTGTAATCTGTGTCTGGAAAACTGTACTTGTGTGCAGCTTTGATTTCATGAACCTGCCAACTGGGGGCAAAACTGTATTGCTAATGCCAGAGcaatacaaaaaagaaagatgtgCTTTTTGCGAATCTtacataggaaaaaaaaaaaaaaattccacaccCATGAgttctgcatttatttaatcttcACTTGAATTTTATGGCAGTGTGCAGATTGTGCAGATAACTGCTTAGTGACATTCTGACTGTACTGTTTAAATGAACCTTTGGTATTTTCTAAATATCtcagtgttaattattttctatgTTGTAGCAATAACCTGTGATATACAGACGGGTGAcgtatgaaaggaaaaaaaaaagttgttggGCCACCAGGAGCTGCCATAACAGCTTCAGTGCAACTTAATAgggcatagattctacaagtatCTAAAACTACACTGAAGGGGTGAACACCTTtcttataaaacattttcactctgttggtgttttgatgtCACGTCAGATgagatctggtgagtgtgaaggccagGGTATATGTTTCACATCGTTTTTGATACTCATCATACCCAAAACTCAAACTATGTTAGCACAATACCCTCTATTTTTTTTGGTCACCCGTCTGTATCTGACTTTTATCACTCTGTACTGTTGAGACAAATGTACTGTTGTGACAAAACTACAGATAGCTATAGATGTTTAAAAAAGGCTACCAGCTGACATAAGCTGgtgcacatactgtatttgtattaaaaacatCAACTTGATCATTTTGCCTTTCTACATTTCAAAAAAATGTAGTCTTGAAGTGATGCCTGTTATAGTGTTTCCTGATAAGGCTTCTAACCATACATTCAATTCAgttaaacatatttgttttatgtttttatgtattacCAGAATGAATAATGTCTTCTGCTATTTGGAAGGTTGTACAACAggaaaaataatgtgaaataaaaaaacaaacttaaaatgtaatttacttCCACTGATGATTAGAACATTTTGCATAGCTTACAGAGTTTTGTCTTCTTTACAGATTAGTAAAAATTGATGGAAATAACTTAACTGTTGACCTTTCACAGTGACAGCTAGGATTAGGTGTCTATTACATTTGAGGTCAAATAGAGGTGGTCTGAAGGGTAGAGTTTGCCTTACAGAAAGTGCAGCCCATCAAAGTCAGATCTTGGTTTATGAGAGTGGCAAGTTGCTCTGTAACTCGATATGATGACTTCAGTGCAATGTGTGACCTTTTGCACTGATATCAGAGGCTTGGGTCATGTCTAAAAGTCTCCCTACAAGAAGTGTTtgcttgtcttattaaccttcATGAAGATAAAACATGGTGAAGTTAATGGCACATCtgaagaataacacactcttaAAGAGGGAAAAAGATTCCAACTAGCACAAAGGATTTCTTTTTGTGTTGTACAAACATACAGGTTTGTAAGTGCAGGGTGATATATAACCTGTAAAATACATAATTACTTTGATACATCAATTTTATATTCAACATTCCCATTCATTCAGAATTACAGGTACTCTGGATTCATACACAGCACAAGCATGTGCATCACACATTATACAGCTGTTTAAGTGAGGTTTGTGATTAAAATGTATAGGCTCGAAAATCACTCCCAAACAATATTCTGTCAGTCCTAATGTCCATATCATCTCAAATAAAAACTTGACAACACtattgattaaacaataaagtcCCAATCAGGAACTGTTCAAAGTCAGTAAAAAGTTGAGTACTAGCactaagaataaaaaaacaacatgatttGTTTGCCTCGGTAGTGTTAGTTATTGCTATCGCTTctaggctgtgtgtgtatgtgtgtttgcatgtaatTATTTTGCTTGGTAGTTACTTTAGAGGAAATAGGAAGGAACCTGATGactcaaaatattaaaactttcATCAGTAAATGTAAGCTCCAAAGGCACTGCTTGAGATATTTTTCAAAGACCACTTTAGCCAAATATCTACTGTTTATAGTTATCACTAAAATAGATTATCTGAGAATGACATGCATGGGGGACTCATAAACTAAGGGCTGTTATTGTAGGAAGGAAGCAAGGCCCTGTAAAATGTAACTgaccatgtttaaaaaaaaaaaaagtgaagttcACCATTTTTGGCAGTTTGATTACATACTTAAGCTGCACAGTGCATAGCTGCACAGTGAAGAAGAAACTATACAGGAGTATCCAGTATGCTGCTGCCTAATGGTTTAATTACTTACGTATTcatgcaatataaaaataacagccATTAATGTAAGATGGGCCAGGGAAGTGTAGGTTATCTCACTTTCAGGTGAACTAAGCTAGCTAGCCTAAATTTTCAAGTCATGGTTTATATGGTCTTAATTTAACAGCAGTATTTTCAAtctattttcattatatttttaatatagctgttttttctgtttgagTTACATCAAAAGCAGATTATGAGTTAGCAACATTTAAGTTCTGTTTTACCTTCAGGGGCAGTGAGAATCACCAGGATACCACACCGTACATGTGCATAGGCATTTCCAGACGTTTAAACAAAGTTGCAAAATGATTCATGATACATTACGTGTAATAAATATTACTGCCATACAGCCATCTCGATATGACAGGCAGTTGCTTTAAGGCTACATGGAAAGCCATCTCCCcagaaatttcattaaaatgctgcAATTAAATGTTTGGCaatgtgtctatattattcgTAACTCTTAGTGACTTTCAGTAatttaacaaatcaaaatatcaGATACAGTATCTCACTGCAATATTGCGCTGTGCATTCATTTAACACAAAGAGTTTCTGGTGGACAACGTTGCCTGCATGAAAATGTCCACAGAAGCCTGGAGATGCACCTCTGATAAAACTCCACTGACCCACACCTTCCTATGAGAGATTCAAGTATATGTTAttttaatggagaaaaaattAACATTCATTGGACAATAGGCTTTCAATATGTCATTTTGGATCTCACCCAGACGCACAGCTCCAGTGGGAATCAGTGAGAGTACCATGGGTGGGTTCTGCATAGAAAAAATATCCCAATGTTTATTGGAAAGTACGctgtttataaatgcattttatccaCCTGCCAATCATTGAAATAGTAGCGAACAtaactgacatctcaaacttaaacatatcAGTGCCAGTCATACTTGCAGAGTGGTCAGAGCTGCAGTAGTTGGACAATTATTAGCCCAAACCATAACAGTTTTACATAATTATTgcttgttattttatcattataatttttaaatactgtaaataaattgtaaggtttgtttattatttgcatctgtttcagaaatgtgttgtttatttattggtcATTGTCAAATTCTTAACTGAAATTTAACAAGTTTAGCTGTTTGTTGGTGCAACTTGGCAAAAAACTGTTAATGTTGTTAATTTGATTTAGGAGAAGTCTTTTGATGCTCTTACTTATGAGGAAAAACTGAGAGCAGGAGGGCAAACCAATGCCCAAGATTTAATTCAGAACTCTGTGAACAAAAACAGGTCCTTCGTACAAGTGTCTTGGTACAGAAAATTTGACTGGCTGACTGGTAGTGCTGTAACCAAGCGCTTATATTGCTGGTCTTGTCTGCTGGCAGACAGCTGTGCTTCCccattttaaaaaccaccagccACTACTATGAAACTATCTGCCTGACAGCTTATGATGGCTGAAACTGCCAGTTTCCTGTTCTCCAAAGCTGGAGATAGACGCCTAtcatctcatctcttctgcCTTGGGGAGTGTATTAGTATTAGCGTTTTTCTTAAAATACTACGAAACCACTCTTTTCTCTCAACATGTGAAGAATAATTATGGTTTTTCATTATAGCTCTTCTTGCTTTTCATATTAacagtatggtatggtatgtaATTTTCAGACTTATGTTAAACAGTTCTCAAGATTCATGTGTTAATGAAAACACATCTATGGTGAATTGGAATATGTGTGCCAGGGCCTAGGAGATAGAAGACTATTTTCAAACTATGTTTGACCAAACTTTCAGTTTCACTTTCATGTGGACATTAGCTTATACCATAAAATAGGCTAAGGAAATTAAGAGTGCTAAGGAAAAGAAAAGCTCAAGAACTAATTGGGACCAAACAAAAAGGGAGACAAAGGGCTTGGGCTTTATCTGCTGACTGACATGTAATTATTTTGCTTGGTAGGTTCTGGTGTAATTTGTTGTCCTCCCAAACAGTAACATCATAAAAGATGAAATTAACATcataaaaagcacacaaaaaaaacaacgctTAGATATCTGCCAGTGTTTATTTATGAGTGCTTTTTGATTGGTTGTAGCTTACATAAAGTCACAAAAAATCTGCAATTTAACAATGCAGTCAAGTTCATGCATTTGATATATTAAATGACAACAAGCTAAAATTATCAGGTCACCTAGTAAGTAATACACTTCCGCTGGTGATCAAAGTTTACACAACTTTTTGCTACTTGGCCACATGAAAATTGCAGCTGCAGCGATGATAAAGTGTAAATACCATCCCCAAGTCATGTTTAACATCAAACAATAAATGCCCCCGCCATATTGCTATAAACAATTCCGCAACAATTCTTATTTTTGAATATTAACAGTGATTAGCTGATGTAGCGGTCTTCATGGTAAACTCATAAATGAAAACCATTGCATGATCTCatgatacaataaaaaaaaaaattataataattattatattatagtcaCATATGAAGTTACATAAGAAGTGCGTAATCTAATGCACTCTAAATGTAAACGTaagtacattaaaataaacatcttgtcATTAATGAACATCCAGGTGATTGTTTCCATTTAAGAAGTCAGCGACACTTTAatcttcatttaatttttagaaCATTGTGCATAGAGATATCATTTTACTGCTACTCCATTAGCCAATCACTGCTGATATTCATTCGTAAGTACCATTTGTACCAATGGGTCAGCCCTGCCCTTCCTCTTCTTTCTGAATACGTTCCTGGTGTGTAACCACTGTAATTAAAGACTGAACCCATACCAACACTTTCTGTAACTTGATGCTACGTCGAAGAAAGCCGACAGGTTGATTATCTTGTATCTGAATGTACTTACCACAATTAAACCACTGCCAGTCAGTTTTCATCAATTTCTTCTAACAATACTACTTCTAACACTGTATAACTTTCTTTAACattatgttactttctttaacaCTATTACGTTGATTACTTCTCAAGTCGTTCTTACATGGCCAGGATT
It contains:
- the suv39h1b gene encoding histone-lysine N-methyltransferase SUV39H1b isoform X1, with amino-acid sequence MAENLKECKVACLATFNQLEVVCREEGVKCRELGVNKNNLCEYEVEYLCNYQRKVITDGKTQETQELYLVKWKGYPESMNSWEPRKNLKCTNLLNQFWEDLMCEMVRLKKRNIPKKLDASIVSQLVQRAKLRQTLKLWENHLNSLGSDKGRIYVENLVDMEGPPKNFTYINDYKVGDGISLNEVAVGCECTDCLNSPLEGCCAGASQHKFAYNDSGQVRIRPGLPIYECNKRCLCGPDCPNRVVQRGIQYSLCIFRTDNGRGWGVRTMERIRKNTFVMEYVGEIITTEEAERRGHVYDKEGATYLFDLDYVDDEYTVDAAHYGNISHFVNHSCDPNLQVYNVFIENLDERLPRIAFFATRAIKPGEELTFDYKMQIDPVDAESTKMDSNFSLTGLPGSPKKRMRIECKCGVPSCRKYLF
- the suv39h1b gene encoding histone-lysine N-methyltransferase SUV39H1b isoform X2 — encoded protein: MNSWEPRKNLKCTNLLNQFWEDLMCEMVRLKKRNIPKKLDASIVSQLVQRAKLRQTLKLWENHLNSLGSDKGRIYVENLVDMEGPPKNFTYINDYKVGDGISLNEVAVGCECTDCLNSPLEGCCAGASQHKFAYNDSGQVRIRPGLPIYECNKRCLCGPDCPNRVVQRGIQYSLCIFRTDNGRGWGVRTMERIRKNTFVMEYVGEIITTEEAERRGHVYDKEGATYLFDLDYVDDEYTVDAAHYGNISHFVNHSCDPNLQVYNVFIENLDERLPRIAFFATRAIKPGEELTFDYKMQIDPVDAESTKMDSNFSLTGLPGSPKKRMRIECKCGVPSCRKYLF